A window of the Rhizobium brockwellii genome harbors these coding sequences:
- a CDS encoding tetratricopeptide repeat protein, with protein MRQRLAIRLLTSAALAALLSLSGVGGANAEDAAKTDDAGTAVHFDADSVTTFSGAFLAARTADVDHDYETAIELYKKALQIEPGNPEIRQRLMISLLLNGDIKDGVKYANDLKGDPSVERITTIVRGMDAVRRDDYKSAEAILKYKGPNDLDRMMNDLLLAWARVGAGRGKEALTMVEKMKGPDWFRIFQNYNAGAIAIAIGDVKSARQHLNDAVLDKEGGATAPDTFMRAVMALARLEATQGNKQKALDAVSVGDNLLPNYAPLNALRDSVERNEKQEQQVKTAEEGAAGVLFSVGGALNRDGAEDIVSLYLQTANALDPNSADTLVLLGGIAEKQNQMDRAIALYKKVPENSPMRRISELQLGLALAQGGKVDEARKHLQALIASDPKDIRSYLAYGSVLSDAKDYEAMAANYDKAVDAIGPIPGRANWSVFFQRGIAYERLKKWDQAEPNFRKALELNPDQPQVLNYLGYSWIDMNRNLDEGLGMIKKAVDLRPDDGYIIDSLGWAYFRLNRFDDAVDELERAAQIKAGDATINDHLGDAYWRVGRKLEAVYQWNRALASEPEAAEIPKIKDKVANGLPPVSDDAKAADKKQPDPAPVTPPPVDKKS; from the coding sequence ATGCGGCAGAGACTTGCCATCCGTCTTCTTACGAGCGCAGCGCTGGCCGCTTTACTTTCGCTCAGCGGTGTCGGCGGCGCGAACGCCGAGGATGCGGCCAAGACAGACGATGCCGGCACGGCCGTTCACTTCGATGCTGATAGCGTCACCACTTTCTCCGGCGCCTTCCTCGCCGCGCGCACGGCCGATGTCGATCATGACTACGAAACGGCGATCGAACTCTACAAGAAGGCGCTGCAGATCGAGCCCGGCAATCCCGAGATTCGCCAGCGGCTGATGATCTCGCTGCTGCTCAATGGCGACATCAAGGACGGCGTCAAATATGCCAATGACCTGAAGGGCGATCCTTCCGTCGAGCGCATCACCACGATCGTGCGCGGCATGGATGCCGTGCGCCGCGACGACTACAAGTCAGCCGAGGCCATCCTGAAATATAAGGGGCCGAACGATCTCGACCGGATGATGAACGACTTGCTGCTCGCCTGGGCCCGCGTCGGCGCCGGCCGCGGCAAGGAAGCGCTCACAATGGTCGAGAAGATGAAGGGGCCGGACTGGTTCCGCATCTTCCAGAATTACAATGCCGGCGCGATCGCCATCGCCATCGGCGACGTGAAATCCGCCCGCCAGCATCTGAACGATGCCGTGCTCGACAAGGAGGGCGGCGCGACGGCGCCCGATACCTTCATGCGCGCCGTGATGGCGCTTGCCCGCCTCGAAGCAACACAGGGCAACAAGCAGAAGGCGCTCGACGCCGTTTCCGTCGGCGACAACCTGCTGCCCAACTACGCGCCGCTGAACGCGCTGCGCGACAGCGTCGAAAGGAACGAGAAGCAGGAACAGCAGGTCAAGACGGCCGAAGAAGGGGCTGCCGGCGTGCTCTTCTCGGTCGGCGGCGCGCTGAACCGCGACGGCGCCGAAGACATCGTCTCGCTGTACCTGCAGACGGCCAATGCGCTCGATCCGAACAGCGCCGATACGCTGGTGCTGCTCGGCGGCATCGCCGAGAAGCAGAACCAGATGGACCGCGCCATCGCGCTTTACAAGAAGGTGCCGGAGAATTCGCCGATGCGGCGCATCTCCGAGTTGCAGCTCGGCCTTGCCCTTGCCCAGGGCGGCAAGGTGGATGAGGCGCGCAAGCACCTGCAGGCGCTGATCGCCTCCGACCCGAAGGACATCCGCAGTTACCTCGCCTATGGCAGCGTGCTCTCCGACGCCAAGGACTACGAGGCGATGGCCGCCAATTACGACAAGGCCGTCGATGCGATCGGCCCCATTCCCGGCCGCGCCAACTGGAGTGTCTTCTTCCAGCGTGGCATCGCCTATGAGCGGCTGAAGAAGTGGGACCAGGCGGAACCGAACTTCCGCAAGGCGCTCGAGCTCAATCCCGACCAGCCGCAGGTGCTGAATTATCTCGGCTATTCCTGGATCGACATGAACCGGAACCTCGACGAAGGTCTCGGCATGATCAAGAAGGCCGTCGACCTTCGCCCTGACGACGGCTACATCATCGATTCGCTCGGCTGGGCCTATTTCCGCCTCAACCGCTTCGACGATGCCGTCGACGAGCTGGAGCGCGCCGCACAGATCAAGGCCGGCGACGCGACGATCAACGACCATCTCGGCGATGCCTACTGGCGCGTCGGCCGCAAGCTCGAGGCCGTCTACCAGTGGAACCGGGCGCTCGCCTCCGAGCCCGAAGCTGCCGAGATCCCGAAGATCAAGGACAAGGTCGCCAACGGCCTGCCTCCCGTCAGTGACGACGCCAAGGCGGCCGACAAGAAGCAGCCGGATCCGGCGCCCGTCACCCCGCCGCCGGTCGACAAGAAATCTTGA
- the moaB gene encoding molybdenum cofactor biosynthesis protein B, whose translation MAGLDEKRPFIAVGIAVLTISDTRTPETDKSGDTLAARIREAGHRMVDRGIVPDDREKIAARVKAWTENQDIDVVITTGGTGFTGRDVTPEALEPLFEKRMDGFSAIFHRISYEKIGTATIQSRATAGVANATFIFVLPGSPGACRDAWDGILKGQLDYRSAPCNFVEIMPRLDEHLKRGATK comes from the coding sequence ATGGCAGGTCTGGACGAAAAGCGACCCTTCATCGCGGTCGGCATTGCGGTTTTGACGATCTCGGATACGCGCACGCCGGAGACGGACAAATCAGGCGACACGCTGGCGGCGCGGATCAGGGAGGCGGGGCATCGGATGGTCGACCGGGGAATCGTGCCCGATGATCGCGAAAAGATTGCCGCGCGGGTGAAGGCCTGGACTGAGAACCAAGACATAGACGTCGTCATCACCACAGGCGGCACTGGCTTTACCGGCCGCGACGTGACGCCAGAGGCGCTGGAGCCTTTGTTCGAAAAGCGGATGGACGGCTTTTCCGCCATCTTCCATCGGATCTCCTACGAGAAGATCGGCACGGCGACGATCCAGTCTCGCGCCACGGCGGGCGTTGCCAACGCCACCTTCATTTTCGTGCTGCCGGGTTCGCCCGGCGCCTGCCGGGATGCCTGGGACGGCATTCTGAAAGGACAGCTCGACTACCGCAGCGCGCCGTGCAATTTCGTCGAGATCATGCCGCGTCTGGACGAGCACCTGAAACGCGGCGCGACGAAGTAG
- a CDS encoding glycosyltransferase family 2 protein encodes MLTVVLECQDQESELAQTLSVLVSGAVEGLVSDVVVLDHGSRDGTSRVADAAGCRFHSQWDIKDIVRSARGEWLLFVEPGARPQAGWIDEIAEYVALNKLPARFTASRGYRRPFFQRVGRAVPPLELGFLLPKKLALATAKSGMRLTEFVKGQKPRKLASEPIPSWVARAAR; translated from the coding sequence ATGTTGACGGTTGTTCTCGAATGTCAGGATCAGGAATCTGAGCTGGCACAGACCTTATCGGTACTGGTGTCAGGCGCGGTGGAGGGGCTGGTGAGCGATGTGGTCGTGCTCGATCACGGCTCGCGCGACGGCACTTCGCGGGTCGCCGACGCCGCCGGCTGCCGCTTCCATTCACAATGGGATATCAAGGACATCGTCCGCTCCGCCCGCGGCGAATGGCTGCTCTTCGTCGAGCCCGGCGCAAGACCCCAGGCCGGCTGGATCGATGAGATCGCCGAATATGTGGCGCTGAACAAATTGCCGGCGCGCTTCACTGCTTCGCGCGGCTACCGGCGCCCTTTCTTCCAGCGTGTCGGCCGGGCCGTGCCGCCGCTGGAACTCGGCTTTCTCCTGCCGAAGAAGTTGGCGCTCGCCACCGCCAAAAGCGGGATGCGGCTCACCGAATTCGTCAAGGGTCAGAAGCCGCGCAAGCTTGCGAGCGAACCGATTCCCTCCTGGGTTGCCCGCGCTGCGCGGTAG
- a CDS encoding F0F1 ATP synthase subunit B, translated as MFFVTPAYAEEAPAAATGTDAHAAPAAGEVHTETGVAEGEHARGPFPPFDSTTFASQLLWLVITFGVFYLLMQKVIAPRIGAILDQRHTRISQDLEEAGRLKAEADAAVQTYEGELAAARAKSNAIGSAARDAAKAKAEEDRRAVEASLSEKIKAAELRIGEIKAKAFADVGTIAEETAAAVVDQLIGGTVAKADVAAAVAAAKKEA; from the coding sequence ATGTTTTTTGTGACCCCGGCTTACGCTGAGGAAGCACCGGCGGCAGCGACGGGTACGGATGCGCACGCCGCTCCGGCCGCAGGCGAGGTCCATACCGAGACTGGTGTTGCCGAAGGCGAACACGCCCGCGGCCCTTTCCCGCCTTTCGATTCGACGACCTTCGCGTCCCAGCTGCTCTGGCTGGTGATCACGTTCGGCGTCTTCTATTTGCTCATGCAAAAGGTCATCGCGCCGCGCATCGGGGCCATCCTCGATCAGCGTCACACGCGCATCTCCCAGGATCTGGAAGAAGCAGGCCGCCTGAAGGCGGAAGCCGACGCCGCCGTCCAGACCTATGAAGGTGAACTGGCCGCTGCCCGCGCCAAATCCAACGCGATCGGCTCCGCCGCACGCGACGCCGCCAAGGCCAAGGCCGAAGAGGATCGTCGCGCTGTCGAGGCAAGCCTGTCGGAAAAGATCAAGGCTGCCGAGCTTCGCATCGGCGAGATCAAGGCCAAGGCCTTCGCCGACGTCGGCACAATTGCCGAGGAAACGGCGGCTGCCGTGGTCGATCAGCTGATCGGCGGCACCGTCGCCAAGGCCGATGTCGCCGCCGCTGTCGCTGCTGCCAAGAAGGAGGCTTGA
- a CDS encoding ribonuclease HII gives MKPRTSPDSPLLFDTAPLVPDFRLELKARKAGHWPVAGADEAGRGPLAGPVVAAAVILDPKRIPEGLNDSKQLSAQRREELFVQILATATVSIASSSSTRIDETDIRKASLDAMRRAICSLAIPASYVLTDGLDVPPGLDCPGQAVVKGDARSVSIAAASIVAKVTRDRMMARAHSVFPDYGFAAHVGYGTAQHRAGIERHGPCSLHRMSFRPLRKTENGPETDELLSE, from the coding sequence ATGAAACCTCGCACGTCACCCGATTCTCCCCTGCTTTTCGACACGGCTCCGCTCGTGCCGGATTTCCGGCTGGAACTCAAAGCCCGCAAGGCCGGCCATTGGCCGGTCGCCGGCGCCGACGAGGCAGGCCGCGGGCCGCTGGCGGGACCGGTGGTCGCTGCTGCCGTCATTCTCGATCCGAAACGCATCCCTGAGGGTCTCAACGATTCCAAGCAGCTTTCGGCGCAACGGCGCGAGGAACTGTTCGTGCAGATTCTGGCGACCGCAACGGTCTCCATCGCCTCCTCCAGTTCGACGCGCATCGACGAGACGGATATCCGCAAGGCAAGCCTCGACGCCATGCGCCGGGCCATCTGCAGCCTCGCCATTCCGGCAAGCTACGTGCTGACCGACGGGCTCGACGTGCCGCCCGGCCTCGATTGCCCTGGACAGGCCGTGGTCAAGGGTGATGCCCGCTCGGTCTCGATCGCCGCCGCCTCGATCGTCGCCAAGGTGACGCGCGACCGGATGATGGCGCGAGCACATAGCGTGTTTCCCGATTACGGTTTTGCCGCGCATGTGGGCTATGGCACGGCGCAGCACCGCGCCGGCATCGAGAGACACGGCCCCTGTTCCCTACACCGGATGAGCTTCAGGCCGTTGCGCAAGACCGAGAACGGTCCGGAAACGGACGAGCTGCTTTCCGAATAA
- a CDS encoding F0F1 ATP synthase subunit A produces MSNDPTHQFLIQKIVPIEIGGIDFSFTNASLFMAASAAVAVGFLYFATSNRAIVPGRSQSVAEMSYEFIANMLKEGAGKQGMKFFPLVFSLFTFVLTANLLGMFPYFFTVTSQIIVTFALALLVIGTVLVYGFYKHGFHFLKVFVPSGVPGALLPLVVLIEMISFLSRPISLSVRLFANMLAGHITLKVFAGFVASLGALGAVGVGGAVLPLIMTVALTGLEFLVAFLQAYVFAVLTCMYLNDAIHPGGH; encoded by the coding sequence GTGTCTAACGATCCGACTCATCAGTTCCTGATCCAGAAGATTGTGCCGATCGAAATCGGCGGAATTGATTTTTCGTTCACCAATGCATCGCTCTTCATGGCCGCTTCGGCTGCCGTTGCCGTAGGCTTCCTCTATTTCGCGACCTCGAACCGCGCCATCGTGCCGGGCCGTTCGCAGTCGGTTGCGGAAATGTCCTATGAATTCATCGCCAACATGCTGAAGGAAGGCGCGGGCAAGCAGGGAATGAAGTTTTTCCCGCTGGTCTTTTCGCTCTTCACCTTCGTTCTGACGGCGAACCTGCTCGGTATGTTCCCGTATTTCTTCACGGTCACCAGCCAGATCATCGTCACCTTCGCCCTTGCACTGCTCGTCATCGGCACGGTTCTCGTCTACGGTTTCTACAAGCACGGTTTCCACTTCCTGAAGGTCTTCGTGCCCTCGGGGGTGCCTGGCGCTCTGCTGCCGCTGGTCGTCTTGATCGAAATGATCTCCTTCCTCTCCCGTCCGATTTCACTCTCTGTTCGTCTTTTTGCGAACATGCTGGCCGGTCACATCACGCTGAAAGTGTTCGCAGGCTTCGTCGCCTCGCTCGGAGCCCTTGGTGCTGTCGGTGTCGGCGGCGCCGTTCTTCCCCTCATCATGACCGTCGCCCTGACCGGTCTCGAGTTCCTCGTCGCCTTCCTTCAGGCTTACGTCTTTGCGGTGCTGACTTGCATGTACCTCAACGACGCAATCCATCCGGGCGGGCACTAA
- a CDS encoding cell wall hydrolase, translated as MECSRIPCPESVLRRKSPSRSKLRLIPENWVSPVIFGLAGWLIFPSVASHADLAAMLAGLDQEGENWRMVLTNSPAGSIHQAELAFAEPMVTGSIAAGAGMVLPDGRKVAFNAKDKGTAKDRGHEDTPDEDRVNRGSKKGRVVAVEQMQPPKDFSAGSILERTKMLFTPSFDLKDRSAFVKPKIQGKEIEIATSFYKTQPVVTDNGVPAMLASLVTSNKADVLATAYAPAAPDYARQSPFDSILAEQDSGRFVPEIGPRDHAWAASVLAPSVFSAREQQCLASGIYFEARGESVKGQAAVAQVILNRVRNPSYPKTICGVVYQNEDWRNRCQFSFACDSIKDRVNSEYHWRVARDVAMAVTSGKIWLPQVGSATHYHAVYVRPKWAKTMEKVGRIGLHVFYRTYGGGWS; from the coding sequence ATGGAATGTTCCCGCATTCCATGCCCGGAGTCCGTGTTGCGTCGAAAGAGCCCTTCCCGTAGCAAGCTGCGTCTCATTCCCGAGAATTGGGTGTCGCCCGTAATCTTCGGTCTCGCCGGCTGGCTGATTTTTCCGAGTGTCGCATCCCATGCCGATCTCGCCGCCATGCTTGCCGGCCTCGATCAGGAGGGGGAGAACTGGCGCATGGTGCTGACCAATTCGCCGGCCGGCTCCATCCACCAGGCCGAGCTCGCCTTCGCCGAACCGATGGTGACGGGTTCGATCGCAGCCGGTGCCGGCATGGTGCTACCCGACGGCCGCAAGGTCGCCTTCAATGCCAAGGACAAGGGCACTGCCAAGGATAGGGGCCACGAGGACACGCCGGACGAGGATCGCGTCAACCGTGGCAGCAAGAAAGGCCGCGTCGTCGCCGTCGAGCAGATGCAGCCGCCGAAGGATTTTTCCGCCGGTTCGATCCTTGAGCGCACCAAGATGCTCTTCACCCCGAGCTTCGATCTCAAGGACCGGTCGGCCTTCGTCAAGCCGAAGATCCAGGGCAAGGAAATCGAGATTGCCACATCTTTCTATAAGACGCAGCCTGTCGTGACCGATAATGGCGTGCCGGCAATGCTCGCAAGCCTCGTCACCAGCAACAAGGCCGATGTTCTGGCCACCGCCTATGCACCGGCCGCACCCGATTATGCCCGCCAATCGCCCTTCGATTCCATTCTGGCCGAACAGGACAGCGGACGCTTCGTTCCGGAGATCGGCCCGCGCGATCATGCCTGGGCCGCAAGCGTGCTGGCGCCGAGCGTCTTTTCCGCTCGCGAACAGCAGTGCCTTGCCTCCGGCATCTATTTCGAGGCACGGGGAGAATCGGTAAAAGGGCAGGCGGCCGTCGCTCAGGTCATCCTCAACCGCGTCCGCAACCCTTCCTATCCGAAGACCATCTGCGGCGTCGTCTATCAGAACGAGGATTGGCGCAACCGCTGCCAGTTTTCTTTCGCCTGCGACAGCATCAAGGACCGGGTGAACTCGGAATATCACTGGCGAGTCGCCCGCGATGTGGCGATGGCGGTGACATCAGGCAAGATCTGGCTGCCGCAGGTGGGCTCGGCGACGCATTATCACGCCGTCTATGTCAGACCGAAATGGGCAAAGACCATGGAAAAGGTCGGCCGCATCGGTCTTCACGTCTTCTATCGCACCTATGGCGGCGGCTGGAGCTGA
- a CDS encoding PA0069 family radical SAM protein — MREQSLAGQAAFAPANTADIADAMIVSSGLRVEVDRRRGRGAGLNPTGRFEAQQRETVDDGWQTWEELPPFKTEVQVEKPRTAITRNESPDIPFDRSINPYRGCEHGCIYCFARPTHAYMGLSAGLDFETKLFAKPDAAKLLERELAKPGYKVRVIAIGTNTDPYQPIEKEWRIMRGILEVLNKANHPVSIVTKSAMILRDLDILQEMAAKNLVRVGISVTTLDRKLARTMEPRAATPPRRLEAIHTLAEAGIQTAVLAAPLIPALNDHELERILESAKAAGAAEASYVILRLPLEVSPLFRDWLLQHYPDRYRHVMSLVRSMRGGKDYDAEFGKRMKGAGPYAWQIARRFEMAARRFGLTRRSVPLRDDLFVPPDGSGVQLSLL; from the coding sequence ATGAGAGAGCAGTCCCTGGCAGGGCAGGCCGCATTCGCGCCTGCCAATACGGCAGATATTGCCGATGCGATGATCGTTTCCTCCGGTCTGAGAGTCGAGGTCGATCGGCGGCGTGGACGTGGGGCGGGACTGAACCCGACAGGGCGGTTCGAAGCGCAGCAGCGGGAGACCGTCGACGATGGCTGGCAGACGTGGGAAGAGCTGCCGCCATTCAAGACCGAAGTGCAGGTCGAGAAGCCGCGCACGGCAATCACCCGCAACGAATCGCCGGACATTCCCTTCGATCGCTCGATCAATCCCTATCGCGGTTGCGAGCACGGCTGCATCTATTGTTTCGCCCGGCCGACACACGCCTATATGGGGCTTTCTGCAGGGCTCGATTTCGAGACGAAGCTGTTTGCCAAGCCCGATGCGGCAAAATTGCTGGAGCGGGAACTCGCCAAGCCCGGCTATAAGGTGCGGGTGATCGCGATCGGCACCAATACAGATCCCTATCAGCCGATCGAAAAGGAATGGCGCATCATGCGCGGCATTCTCGAGGTGTTGAACAAGGCGAACCATCCGGTATCGATCGTCACAAAGTCGGCGATGATCCTGCGTGATCTCGACATTCTGCAGGAGATGGCAGCTAAGAACCTGGTACGCGTCGGCATCTCGGTGACCACGCTGGATCGCAAGCTTGCCCGGACGATGGAGCCGCGAGCCGCCACGCCGCCGCGGCGGCTGGAGGCGATCCACACGCTTGCCGAAGCAGGCATCCAGACGGCTGTGCTGGCCGCCCCGCTCATCCCGGCGTTGAACGACCACGAACTGGAGCGCATCCTAGAATCGGCTAAGGCTGCCGGCGCCGCCGAGGCGAGCTATGTCATCCTCAGGCTACCACTCGAGGTCAGCCCGCTGTTTCGCGACTGGCTGCTGCAGCATTACCCCGATCGTTACCGGCATGTGATGTCGCTGGTGCGCTCGATGCGCGGCGGCAAGGATTACGATGCCGAATTCGGCAAGCGCATGAAGGGCGCCGGTCCCTATGCCTGGCAGATCGCCCGGCGCTTTGAAATGGCAGCCCGACGTTTCGGCCTGACGCGACGCAGCGTGCCGCTGCGCGATGATCTGTTCGTGCCGCCCGATGGCAGCGGCGTGCAGCTGTCGCTGCTCTAA
- a CDS encoding AtpZ/AtpI family protein: MADDREESLEKRRAQLGAKLATKGVETGEDEAREARAEVSRKGYAQAMKLSSEFISAIVVGALLGYVLDRFVGTAPWGLIVLLLLGFCAGVLNVLRSAGVVAHPLDDKDGKK, encoded by the coding sequence ATGGCGGACGACCGCGAGGAAAGTCTTGAAAAGCGCCGTGCGCAATTGGGAGCGAAACTCGCGACCAAGGGCGTCGAGACGGGAGAAGACGAGGCTAGGGAAGCCCGCGCCGAGGTAAGCCGCAAAGGTTATGCCCAGGCGATGAAGCTTTCCAGCGAGTTCATTTCCGCGATCGTCGTCGGTGCTCTCCTTGGCTATGTCCTCGACCGTTTTGTTGGCACGGCGCCTTGGGGTTTGATTGTTCTTCTGCTTCTCGGATTTTGTGCCGGCGTTCTGAACGTGCTGCGTTCTGCGGGGGTGGTGGCCCATCCCCTGGACGACAAGGACGGCAAGAAATAA
- a CDS encoding F0F1 ATP synthase subunit C — protein sequence MEAEAAKYIGAGLACFGMAGTALGLGNIFGSYLSGALRNPSAADSQFGRLVFGFAVTEALGIFSLLVALLLLFAV from the coding sequence ATGGAAGCGGAAGCAGCAAAGTACATCGGTGCAGGCCTGGCTTGCTTTGGTATGGCCGGTACGGCTCTCGGCCTCGGCAATATTTTCGGCAGCTACCTCTCCGGCGCACTGCGCAATCCGTCTGCCGCTGACAGCCAGTTCGGCCGTCTGGTATTCGGCTTCGCCGTTACGGAAGCTCTGGGCATCTTTTCGCTGCTCGTCGCTCTCCTCCTCCTCTTCGCCGTCTGA
- a CDS encoding F0F1 ATP synthase subunit B, whose amino-acid sequence MEFAFDATFFAFVGLVLFLALVVYLKVPGMMARSLDDRADQIRNELAEAKRLREEAQHLLAEYQRKRKEAEAEAAHIVAAAEREAEMLTAEAKKKTEEFVANRTALSEQKIKQAEVEAMKAVRSAAVDLAIAAAETVLAKRADAKVQSELFGNAVGQVKTRLN is encoded by the coding sequence ATGGAATTTGCCTTTGACGCGACTTTCTTCGCCTTTGTCGGCCTCGTCCTCTTCCTGGCGCTGGTCGTTTATCTGAAGGTTCCGGGCATGATGGCACGGTCGCTCGACGACCGCGCCGACCAGATCCGTAACGAATTGGCCGAAGCCAAGCGCCTGCGCGAAGAGGCCCAGCACCTGCTCGCCGAATACCAGCGCAAGCGCAAGGAAGCCGAAGCCGAAGCGGCCCACATCGTTGCCGCCGCCGAGCGCGAAGCCGAAATGCTGACCGCCGAAGCGAAGAAGAAGACGGAAGAATTCGTCGCCAATCGCACGGCGCTCTCCGAGCAGAAGATCAAGCAGGCCGAGGTCGAAGCGATGAAGGCAGTGCGTTCCGCTGCCGTCGATCTCGCAATCGCGGCCGCCGAAACCGTGCTTGCCAAGCGGGCCGACGCCAAGGTTCAGTCCGAGCTCTTCGGCAATGCCGTCGGCCAGGTCAAGACGCGGCTGAACTGA
- a CDS encoding polyprenyl synthetase family protein: MGVVIPLEESKNKLASIKPLVDLTRADMERVNQLILSKAGSDVQMIPEVANHLISSGGKRLRPMLTLASASLFDYRGENHVKLATSVEFMHTATLLHDDVVDESDLRRGKSTARMIWGNQASVLVGDFLLGQAFRMMVDVGSLDALDVLSSAACVIAEGEVLQLSVAKNMETTEDDYLSVIRAKTAALFAAAAEVGPIVAEAGRSGRNALKSYGMNLGLAFQLVDDALDYGGKAADLGKNVGDDFREGKITLPVILAYRRGTEDERAFWRDAIEAGNSTDANLEKALGLITKYGTLSDTIGRAIHYGTIARDALAPLPDTVWKSALMEVIDFCIERVN; encoded by the coding sequence TTGGGCGTGGTCATACCGCTTGAAGAAAGCAAAAACAAACTGGCATCCATAAAGCCGTTGGTCGATCTCACCAGGGCGGATATGGAGCGAGTAAACCAGCTCATTCTATCTAAGGCCGGCTCCGACGTGCAGATGATCCCCGAAGTGGCGAACCATCTGATCTCGTCCGGCGGCAAGCGGCTGCGGCCGATGCTGACGCTGGCTTCCGCCTCGCTGTTCGACTACAGGGGCGAAAACCACGTCAAGCTCGCCACATCGGTCGAGTTCATGCACACAGCAACGCTGCTGCACGACGACGTCGTCGACGAAAGCGATCTGCGCCGCGGCAAATCGACGGCGCGGATGATCTGGGGCAACCAGGCAAGCGTGCTGGTCGGCGACTTCCTGCTCGGCCAGGCCTTCCGGATGATGGTCGATGTCGGCTCGCTCGATGCGCTCGACGTCCTGTCTTCCGCGGCCTGCGTGATCGCCGAAGGCGAGGTGCTGCAGCTTTCGGTCGCCAAGAACATGGAGACGACTGAGGACGATTATCTCTCCGTCATCCGCGCTAAAACGGCGGCTCTCTTTGCCGCCGCCGCCGAAGTCGGGCCGATCGTCGCCGAGGCCGGCCGGTCCGGCCGCAATGCGCTGAAATCCTACGGCATGAATCTCGGGCTGGCCTTCCAGCTGGTCGACGATGCGCTCGACTATGGCGGCAAGGCGGCCGATCTCGGCAAGAATGTCGGCGACGATTTCCGCGAGGGCAAGATCACCCTGCCGGTCATTCTCGCCTATCGCCGCGGCACCGAGGACGAGCGCGCCTTCTGGCGCGATGCGATCGAAGCCGGCAACAGCACCGACGCCAACCTCGAAAAAGCGCTGGGGCTGATCACCAAATACGGTACGCTGAGCGACACGATCGGCCGAGCGATCCATTACGGCACGATCGCACGGGACGCGCTTGCACCGCTTCCCGATACGGTCTGGAAATCCGCCTTGATGGAAGTGATCGACTTCTGCATCGAGCGCGTCAATTGA
- a CDS encoding 4-(cytidine 5'-diphospho)-2-C-methyl-D-erythritol kinase translates to MMSSENRSQFSASCSSVSEKARAKINLALHVTGQRPDGYHLLDMLVTFADHGDQLDFMRSPTDAFTLSGRFGETLAGDGGTNLVLKARDLLREAIGPLAFPVRIHLEKNLPVASGIGGGSADAAATLRGLMRLWGTTLSAETLAALALKLGADVPMCLESRPLIARGIGEEIEPVPDLPGFAMVLANPLKGVSTPEVFRRLATKNNPALSLTPSRPQATDWLAAIAAARNDLEPPARDLVPEIAGIAAMLQARGALLTRMSGSGATCFGIFASMTAAEDAAAALHDKRPDWYFQATETVSGGV, encoded by the coding sequence ATGATGTCGTCCGAAAACCGCTCACAATTTTCGGCATCATGCTCCAGCGTTTCCGAGAAGGCACGCGCGAAAATCAACCTGGCCCTGCATGTGACGGGCCAGCGGCCGGATGGTTATCATCTGCTCGATATGCTGGTGACCTTCGCAGATCACGGCGATCAGCTGGACTTCATGCGGTCGCCGACCGACGCATTCACCCTGTCCGGCCGTTTCGGCGAAACGCTTGCCGGCGACGGCGGCACAAACCTGGTGCTGAAGGCGCGCGACCTGCTGCGCGAGGCGATCGGTCCCCTCGCCTTTCCCGTCCGCATCCATCTCGAAAAGAACCTGCCTGTTGCCTCCGGCATCGGCGGTGGCTCGGCCGATGCAGCCGCGACGCTGCGCGGACTGATGCGGCTCTGGGGCACGACGTTATCCGCGGAGACGCTTGCAGCTCTCGCACTGAAGCTCGGCGCCGACGTGCCGATGTGCCTGGAGAGCCGGCCGCTGATTGCCCGCGGCATCGGCGAAGAGATCGAACCTGTGCCTGATCTGCCGGGCTTTGCCATGGTGCTCGCCAATCCGCTGAAGGGCGTCTCGACGCCTGAGGTTTTCCGCCGGCTGGCGACAAAGAACAATCCGGCCCTGAGCCTTACACCGAGCCGGCCCCAGGCTACCGACTGGCTCGCGGCGATTGCTGCTGCCCGCAACGACCTGGAGCCGCCGGCGCGCGACCTCGTGCCCGAGATTGCGGGGATCGCGGCGATGCTGCAAGCTCGCGGTGCGCTTTTGACCCGCATGTCCGGCTCCGGTGCCACCTGTTTCGGCATCTTTGCGAGCATGACTGCTGCCGAAGATGCGGCGGCAGCTCTTCACGACAAGCGCCCTGACTGGTATTTCCAGGCGACGGAAACGGTTTCGGGAGGCGTATGA